One window from the genome of Oceaniferula flava encodes:
- a CDS encoding protein kinase domain-containing protein encodes MENTEPTTPFQAPSLEELAPLFPAYDIEAFIAQGGMGAVYQAKQISLDRAVAIKILPREFGADPEFRESFEAEAKAMARLNHPNLIGIYDFGDIDGMLFLIMELVHGKSLYHSCYGKAIDPVQASEIIIAVCEGIDHAHDADILHRDIKPANILLSMDATPKIGDFGLAAPMNAAANPEDVIYGTPGYTAPEVIARQPVDRRADIFSIGVMLHEMLTGQMPDEHRTRPSSISGCPMGYDTIVARSTHPDPNQRYNTAAELAEALKKVSSQPASVLNVPAAPVRSAVTMAAPQKKSPALALTLIALVAIAGIAVLANRKDKDPAPATTDIDKPATPVLPSTPTPGSDTSEPVEATSTVNTAPTPSKKTLPPIKQLALLKARLASGARDQFPDTTVERNGSHFLLLKTNFTRPNAEKLAEEHGAHLAILADTDDRKWLMQQFSITRPTWIGAGLAANDSWQWTDSSPWNSADTPGQATVGEGFLALNSHGELIPQPESGRRPIILQWRNDGSNPCTMEEQLKRTTASIEENGLQEARYPVGTRTLGESHFLRINQKVSWDSARELTTKYKGHLPVPSSPEENQWLAKTFASESKTHRFWLGGFLLTPTSPWQWITQEAWHSTGWASGQPSDDSAKNRMIMTLRPGGSAEAWSSSDGKSGEANCLMIEWSEPKKAATAKIGDFDLDQWLASVNSKIQKRVKPDVEEYQQERGQIINGYIRAMKRAARRVEVPGGRRGGRGNDRLTEMVENSMEEVEESGELLTTLPRLAPDSFQEIQTESTAELKKLDDIYQAKLKAHLDFYTKGLLGKATSLTEEGFTQQARELQEKVAAIGEDTSLMLKALDLD; translated from the coding sequence ATGGAAAACACCGAGCCCACCACCCCTTTTCAAGCCCCATCTCTGGAGGAACTCGCACCTCTGTTTCCCGCCTACGACATCGAGGCCTTCATTGCCCAAGGAGGTATGGGGGCGGTTTATCAGGCGAAGCAAATCTCGCTCGACCGCGCTGTCGCGATTAAAATCCTGCCTCGCGAGTTCGGGGCCGACCCGGAATTCCGCGAGTCTTTCGAGGCCGAAGCCAAGGCGATGGCCCGCCTGAACCACCCGAACCTTATCGGCATTTATGACTTTGGCGATATCGACGGCATGCTCTTCCTGATCATGGAGCTGGTTCATGGCAAATCGCTCTACCACTCGTGCTACGGCAAAGCCATCGATCCGGTCCAGGCCTCAGAAATCATCATTGCGGTGTGCGAAGGGATCGACCACGCGCACGATGCCGACATCCTGCACCGCGATATCAAACCGGCCAACATCCTCCTTTCCATGGATGCCACTCCCAAGATTGGCGATTTCGGACTGGCCGCCCCCATGAATGCCGCCGCCAACCCTGAGGACGTGATTTATGGCACCCCGGGCTACACCGCCCCCGAGGTCATCGCCCGTCAACCCGTGGACCGCCGCGCCGATATTTTCTCTATCGGAGTGATGCTGCACGAGATGCTCACCGGGCAGATGCCGGATGAACATAGAACCCGTCCCTCTTCCATCAGCGGCTGCCCGATGGGATACGACACCATCGTCGCCCGCAGCACCCATCCAGACCCCAACCAACGCTACAACACCGCCGCAGAGCTGGCCGAAGCTCTTAAAAAGGTCTCCAGCCAACCGGCCTCCGTGCTCAACGTTCCTGCCGCCCCGGTGCGCTCCGCGGTCACTATGGCAGCACCGCAGAAAAAATCACCCGCACTGGCACTCACATTGATCGCTCTGGTCGCCATCGCAGGAATCGCCGTGCTGGCCAACCGCAAGGACAAGGACCCAGCGCCTGCCACCACCGACATCGACAAGCCCGCTACACCGGTATTGCCCAGCACTCCAACTCCAGGTTCCGACACATCCGAACCGGTCGAGGCAACCTCCACAGTCAACACCGCCCCCACCCCAAGCAAGAAGACCCTTCCACCGATCAAGCAGCTTGCTCTTCTCAAAGCCCGACTGGCAAGCGGTGCACGCGACCAATTTCCAGACACCACCGTCGAGCGAAACGGTAGCCATTTTCTGCTACTAAAAACTAACTTCACACGTCCCAATGCGGAGAAACTTGCCGAAGAACACGGAGCTCATCTTGCCATACTCGCTGATACGGATGATCGGAAATGGCTGATGCAACAATTCTCAATCACCCGCCCGACTTGGATCGGTGCCGGACTCGCTGCAAACGACAGCTGGCAGTGGACCGATAGCAGCCCTTGGAACAGCGCCGACACACCAGGCCAAGCTACGGTCGGTGAAGGCTTCCTCGCACTGAATTCACACGGCGAACTGATCCCACAACCAGAGAGCGGCAGGCGTCCGATCATCCTGCAATGGCGCAATGACGGCAGCAACCCGTGCACCATGGAAGAGCAGCTGAAGCGCACCACCGCATCCATCGAAGAGAACGGCCTGCAAGAAGCTCGTTACCCCGTAGGCACACGCACACTCGGAGAATCACATTTCCTGCGGATCAACCAAAAAGTATCATGGGACAGTGCCCGCGAGCTGACCACGAAATACAAAGGTCACCTCCCCGTGCCAAGCTCACCGGAAGAGAACCAATGGCTCGCTAAAACCTTTGCAAGCGAGAGCAAGACGCACCGGTTTTGGCTCGGCGGATTCCTACTCACCCCAACTTCGCCTTGGCAATGGATCACCCAAGAAGCTTGGCACTCCACCGGCTGGGCGAGCGGTCAACCTAGCGATGACAGCGCCAAGAACCGCATGATCATGACACTCCGCCCCGGCGGCAGCGCTGAAGCGTGGTCGTCCAGCGATGGCAAAAGCGGCGAGGCCAACTGCCTGATGATCGAGTGGAGCGAGCCGAAGAAAGCCGCCACCGCCAAGATTGGCGATTTTGATCTCGATCAATGGCTCGCCAGCGTGAACAGCAAGATTCAAAAACGTGTCAAACCTGACGTCGAAGAGTATCAACAAGAACGCGGTCAGATTATCAACGGCTACATTCGCGCCATGAAACGTGCCGCACGCCGAGTGGAAGTCCCTGGTGGGCGACGCGGAGGCCGTGGCAATGACCGCCTCACAGAGATGGTAGAAAACTCGATGGAAGAAGTGGAGGAAAGCGGAGAGCTGCTCACCACCCTGCCCCGCCTTGCTCCGGACTCTTTCCAAGAAATTCAAACCGAGTCGACTGCCGAGCTGAAAAAACTCGACGACATCTACCAGGCGAAACTGAAAGCCCATCTCGATTTCTACACCAAAGGCCTGTTAGGAAAAGCCACCTCACTCACAGAGGAGGGGTTCACCCAGCAGGCACGCGAGCTGCAGGAAAAAGTGGCAGCGATCGGTGAAGACACCTCGTTGATGCTGAAAGCTCTCGATCTCGATTAA